Below is a genomic region from Streptomyces roseoviridis.
GGGGACGGCGGCGCGGCACAGCTCAGCAGGACGACGTCGTCACCGGAATGCTCCAGCAGGTGCAGGAACATCGGGTTGGACGTCTCCGTCACCCGTGGGACGGGCGGGGCCAGGGCCGCCGGCGCCACCCGCGTACCGCTGCCCTGACGGCGCACCAGACGGCCTTCCTGGCGCAGCGTGTCGTAGGCGGCGACCACCGTCGTGCGGCCCACCGAGAGCGCGGTCGCGAGCCGCCGGTCGGGCGGCAGCCGCGCGCCGGCCGGCAACAGGCCCTCGTCGATCAGCTGCCGCATCCGGGCGGCCAGCAACAGGTACAGCGGCCCGCGCCCGGCGGACCAGCGGCCGAGCCAGGCGACCAGCTCGCCCACGGCGGGTGTCATTGGATCCATCGGCGGACCAATCTGCCGGGATTGGTCCTGTGGGCGCAAGCCCGCCGTCCCCAGACTGGGCGTCATGAGCGCCGAGACCGCAACCCCTTCGTCCACCGACCGCCCCGAGACCCTCGCCGTCCACGCGCCGCAGCCGGAGATCCGCGGCAGCCGGCCGCTCGGCGTCCCCCTCCACCAGGGGCACGTCTTCGGCTTCGACAGCGCCGACGCCCTCGCCGAGGCCTTCGAGTCGCCCGACGCCTTCCTCTACAGCCGCATGGGCAATCCCACCGTCCGCTCCCTGGAACTGGCCGTCGCCCGGCTCGAGGGCGGCGCCGACGCCCTCTCGTACGCCTCCGGCATGGGCGCCATCAACAGCGTGCTGTTCGGTCTGCTCTCCACCGGCGGACACGTCGTCGCGCAGCGCTGCCTCTACGGCGGCACCTACGCCGTCCTCACCGACCTCGCCGCACGCTGGGGCGTCGAGGTCAGCCACGTCTCCGGCACCGACCCGGACGAGGTGCGCGCCGCGCTGCGCCCCGAGACCCGGCTGCTCTACCTGGAGACCATCGCCAACCCGACCACCCGGGTCTCCGACCTGCCCGCGCTGATCGCCGCCGCCCACGAGGCCGGGGTGCCGTCCGTCGTCGACAACACCTTCGCCTCGCCGCTGCTGTGCCGGCCGATCGAGTACGGCGCCGATGTCGTCGTGCACTCGGCGACCAAGTACCTCGCCGGCCACGCCGACGTCCTCGGCGGCGTCGCCGTCTTCAAGGACGCGGAGCTGCACCGCCGGATCCGCCACCACGCGGTGGAACAGGGCGCCGTCACCGATCCGTTCGCCGCCTGGCTGACGCTGCGCGGGCTTCAGACGCTGCCGCTGCGCATCGAGCGGCAGAGCGCGAGCGCCGCCGAGCTCGCCGGCCGCCTCGCCGCCCACCCGGCGGTGGCCGCCGTCCGCCACCCGGCCCTGGCCGGGCACCCGGACCGCGAGGTGGCGGCCCGGCTGCTGCCGAGGGGCGGCGGCGGGGTCGTCTCCATGGACCTGGCGGGCGGCCGGGAAGCCGGCCGGGCCTTCGTGGAGGCGGTCCGCCTCGCGTCGCTCAGCGTCTCCCTCGGCGACGTGCGGACCCTCGTCATGCACCCGGCCTCCACCTCCCACCGCCAGCTGGACGAGCGGGCCCTCGCCACGGCGGGCATCGCCCCCGGCACGGTCCGGCTCTCCGTCGGCATCGAGCACGTCGAGGACCTGTGGGAGGACCTGGAGCAGGCGCTGGCCAAGGCCCTGTAGGCCGATACGAGGAGGGTGCCGGGGGCGGTCAGTCCTCCCGCTCCCGTTCGGCCATCCGGATCACGCACACCGCGACCGCGATCAGCAGGGCGGGGTCGGCGTCCTCGCGGACCACGTCGACCGCGTAGGTGTCGCGGACGCGGAACCACCGGCGCGAGATGTGGGCGAGGAGTTCGCCGTCGTACTCGACGGCGAACTCCCGGTCCAGGATCCGCCCGCTCACGTCCAGCTCGGTG
It encodes:
- a CDS encoding aminotransferase class I/II-fold pyridoxal phosphate-dependent enzyme — encoded protein: MSAETATPSSTDRPETLAVHAPQPEIRGSRPLGVPLHQGHVFGFDSADALAEAFESPDAFLYSRMGNPTVRSLELAVARLEGGADALSYASGMGAINSVLFGLLSTGGHVVAQRCLYGGTYAVLTDLAARWGVEVSHVSGTDPDEVRAALRPETRLLYLETIANPTTRVSDLPALIAAAHEAGVPSVVDNTFASPLLCRPIEYGADVVVHSATKYLAGHADVLGGVAVFKDAELHRRIRHHAVEQGAVTDPFAAWLTLRGLQTLPLRIERQSASAAELAGRLAAHPAVAAVRHPALAGHPDREVAARLLPRGGGGVVSMDLAGGREAGRAFVEAVRLASLSVSLGDVRTLVMHPASTSHRQLDERALATAGIAPGTVRLSVGIEHVEDLWEDLEQALAKAL